From the Musa acuminata AAA Group cultivar baxijiao chromosome BXJ3-7, Cavendish_Baxijiao_AAA, whole genome shotgun sequence genome, one window contains:
- the LOC103992023 gene encoding RING-H2 finger protein ATL2: protein MDAKPDGDLNPGPRGYALSGKVMLTSTVVLFAAVLLLLFLHLYFRSRFFLLRRRHRRLRRRLIFFVDGAGGSLPSSSSAAHRGLNPTVLKSLPVFVFAAAAGGEEGDDDVVECPVCLNEFEEGEKMRALPRCGHRFHIECIDMWFHSHATCPLCRSAVEASARLPLPTPANQVLLPVPAPPEPGRPYPADLFEECRREDGIGSSASSSATGELRIEVPMRGAEGEQGLGLKSPGSRMLLLTRFLSRDARVCRGGGTAAEPDPERGVEAANSMPPPPSVL, encoded by the coding sequence ATGGATGCGAAACCCGATGGTGATCTGAACCCGGGTCCTCGCGGCTACGCCCTAAGCGGCAAGGTTATGCTCACATCTACCGTCGTCCTCTTCGCTGCCGTCCTGCTCCTACTGTTCCTCCACCTCTACTTCCGCTCGCGATTTTTCCTCCTCCGACGTCGCCATCGCCGCCTCAGGCGACGCCTGATCTTCTTCGTCGACGGCGCCGGGGGCAgccttccctcctcttcctccgccgcCCACCGCGGTCTCAACCCCACTGTCCTCAAATCCCTCCCAGTTTTCGTTTTCGCCGCCGCAGCGGGCGGCGAGGAGGGGGACGACGACGTGGTGGAGTGCCCGGTGTGCCTGAATGAGTTCGAGGAGGGGGAGAAGATGCGGGCCCTCCCGAGGTGCGGCCACCGCTTCCACATCGAGTGCATCGACATGTGGTTCCACTCCCACGCCACCTGTCCCCTTTGCCGCTCCGCCGTGGAGGCGTCGGCGCGGCTGCCGCTCCCCACGCCAGCGAATCAGGTGCTCCTGCCAGTACCGGCGCCGCCGGAACCGGGACGGCCTTATCCGGCGGATCTGTTCGAGGAGTGCCGGAGGGAGGACGGAATCGGGTCGTCGGCCTCGAGCTCCGCCACGGGGGAGCTTAGGATCGAGGTGCCGATGAGGGGAGCGGAGGGCGAGCAAGGGTTAGGGTTGAAGTCGCCGGGGAGCAGGATGCTTCTGCTGACGAGGTTTCTTAGCAGGGATGCGAGGGTTTGCCGCGGCGGAGGCACGGCGGCGGAGCCCGATCCAGAGCGGGGAGTAGAGGCGGCGAACAGTATGCCGCCGCCACCGTCGGTACTGTAG
- the LOC135642046 gene encoding fimbrin-1-like isoform X2: MVKLKGLHEVLTEEEISAILNASYPDDNHEMDFEAYLRAYLDSQAEAANKRGSVKNSSSFLKATTTTLLHTIGESEQGFFVAHINGYLGDDPFLKNYLPLDPASDDLFNLAKDGVLLCKMINVAVPGTIDERAINTKRVLNPWERNENHTLCLNSAKAIGCTVVNIGTQDLVEGRPHLVLGLISQIIKIQLLADLNLKKTPQLVELIDDSQDAEELMGLSPEKMLLKWMNFHLKRAGYKKTVTNFSSDLKDGEAYAYLLNVLAPEHCNPAALDAKDPTERAKMVLDHAEKINCKRFVTSKDIVEGSANLNLGFIAQIFHERNGLSTDCRKISFAEMMPDDVLVSREERAFRLWINSLGITTYVNNVFEDVRNGWLLLEVLDKLSPGSVNWKQATKPPIKMPFRKVENCNQIIEIGQQLKFSLVNVAGNDFVQGNKKLILAYLWQLMRFNLLQLLKNLRYHHSRGKEITDVDILKWANNKVKSAGRVSRIESFKDKNLSNGIFFLELLSSVEPRVVNWNLVTKGESDDEKRLNAIYIISVARKLGCSIFLLPEDIMEVNQKMILVLTASIMYWSLQQPSEEPDRCESCVDDSSLHRAASEISIDDTTSEKAPSDWEDGSLTASFISNIASDDAISETSEIENGSSTTTTTTTTTIP, encoded by the exons ATGGTCAAACTGAAGGGTCTCCATGAGGTGCTCACGGAGGAAGAGATCTCTGCAATCTTGAACGCATCTTATCCCGATGACAACCATGAGATGGACTTCGAGGCTTACTTACGG GCGTATTTGGATTCGCAAGCAGAGGCGGCAAACAAGCGTGGGAGCGTGAAGAATTCCTCTTCGTTCTTGAAAGCCACCACGACCACACTTCTTCACACCATAGGCGAATCCGAGCAAGGTTTCTTCGTAGCGCACATAAATGGCTACCTTGGAGATGACCCATTCTTGAAGAACTACCTCCCGCTGGATCCGGCTTCAGATGACCTGTTCAACTTGGCCAAGGATGGAGTCCTTCTTTG TAAAATGATCAATGTTGCGGTGCCGGGAACAATAGATGAGAGGGCGATCAACACAAAGCGGGTGCTGAACCCATGGGAGAGAAATGAGAACCACACTCTGTGCCTCAACTCTGCAAAAGCGATCGGATGCACGGTCGTTAACATCGGAACGCAGGATCTGGTGGAAGGGAGG CCTCACCTGGTGCTTGGTTTGATATCTCAAATTATAAAG ATACAACTGTTGGCAGATCTCAACCTGAAGAAGACACCTCAACTCGTGGAGCTGATAGACGACAGCCAG GATGCGGAGGAACTTATGGGTCTGTCACCAGAAAAAATGTTGCTGAAGTGGATGAATTTTCACCTCAAGAGGGCAGGCTACAAGAAGACGGTGACAAACTTCTCTTCTGATTTGAAG gaTGGAGAGGCTTATGCATATCTGCTGAATGTTCTTGCACCTGAGCACTGTAACCCTGCAGCACTAGACGCCAAGGATCCAACCGAAAGGGCTAAAATGGTGCTTGATCATGCGGAGAAAATCAATTGCAAAAGATTTGTGACGTCGAAAGACATCGTAGAAGGCTCTGCAAATCTCAATCTTGGATTTATCGCACAGATATTTCATGAGAG GAATGGTCTGTCCACAGACTGCAGAAAAATCTCATTTGCGGAGATGATGCCTGATGATGTGCTGGTGTCCAGGGAAGAAAGAGCTTTCCGGCTGTGGATCAATAGTCTTGGAATTACTACATACGTTAACAATGTTTTCGAAGATGTTAGAAATGG GTGGCttcttttggaagttcttgataagTTGTCTCCAGGCTCAGTTAATTGGAAGCAGGCGACGAAGCCTCCCATCAAGATGCCGTTTAGAAAAGTAGAAAATTGCAATCAAATAATAGAGATCGGACAACAATTGAAGTTCTCTCTTGTTAATGTTGCGGGCAATGATTTTGTTCAAGGAAATAAAAAGCTAATTCTCG CTTATTTGTGGCAATTGATGAGATTTAATCTATTGCAACTCCTGAAGAACCTGAGATATCACCACTCTCGAGGAAAGGAAATCACAGATGTTGACATCCTGAAATGGGCTAACAACAAAGTGAAAAGCGCAGGAAGAGTTTCCCGGATCGAGAGTTTCAAG GATAAGAACCTATCGAACGGCATATTTTTCCTGGAACTCTTATCTTCTGTGGAGCCGAGGGTCGTCAATTGGAACCTCGTTACCAAGGGCGAAAGTG ATGATGAGAAGCGGTTGAATGCTATATATATTATTAGCGTGGCGAGAAAGCTTGGGTGCTCCATCTTTCTACTGCCTGAGGACATCATGGAG GTGAATCAAAAGATGATCCTCGTTCTCACGGCCAGCATCATGTATTGGAGCTTGCAACAGCCATCAGAGGAACCGGATCGATGCGAATCATGTGTAGATGATTCTTCCTTACATAGAGCTGCGTCCGAGATATCGATAGACGATACCACCTCGGAGAAAGCTCCATCCGATTGGGAAGATGGAAGCTTGACTGCAAGCTTCATATCGAACATCGCATCCGATGATGCTATCTCGGAAACTTCAGAGATAGAGAACGGAAGTAGTActactaccaccaccaccaccaccaccataccATAG
- the LOC135642046 gene encoding fimbrin-1-like isoform X1, which translates to MSGFVGVLVSDPWLQSQFTQVELRGLKSNYLSAKGDSGHVTVGNLPAVMVKLKGLHEVLTEEEISAILNASYPDDNHEMDFEAYLRAYLDSQAEAANKRGSVKNSSSFLKATTTTLLHTIGESEQGFFVAHINGYLGDDPFLKNYLPLDPASDDLFNLAKDGVLLCKMINVAVPGTIDERAINTKRVLNPWERNENHTLCLNSAKAIGCTVVNIGTQDLVEGRPHLVLGLISQIIKIQLLADLNLKKTPQLVELIDDSQDAEELMGLSPEKMLLKWMNFHLKRAGYKKTVTNFSSDLKDGEAYAYLLNVLAPEHCNPAALDAKDPTERAKMVLDHAEKINCKRFVTSKDIVEGSANLNLGFIAQIFHERNGLSTDCRKISFAEMMPDDVLVSREERAFRLWINSLGITTYVNNVFEDVRNGWLLLEVLDKLSPGSVNWKQATKPPIKMPFRKVENCNQIIEIGQQLKFSLVNVAGNDFVQGNKKLILAYLWQLMRFNLLQLLKNLRYHHSRGKEITDVDILKWANNKVKSAGRVSRIESFKDKNLSNGIFFLELLSSVEPRVVNWNLVTKGESDDEKRLNAIYIISVARKLGCSIFLLPEDIMEVNQKMILVLTASIMYWSLQQPSEEPDRCESCVDDSSLHRAASEISIDDTTSEKAPSDWEDGSLTASFISNIASDDAISETSEIENGSSTTTTTTTTTIP; encoded by the exons ATGTCGGGCTTCGTCGGCGTCCTTGTTTCCGATCCATGGCTGCAGAGCCAATTCACTCAGGTCGAGCTGCGAGGCCTCAAATCCAAT TACCTCTCCGCGAAGGGGGATTCGGGACATGTGACGGTCGGGAATTTGCCGGCGGTCATGGTCAAACTGAAGGGTCTCCATGAGGTGCTCACGGAGGAAGAGATCTCTGCAATCTTGAACGCATCTTATCCCGATGACAACCATGAGATGGACTTCGAGGCTTACTTACGG GCGTATTTGGATTCGCAAGCAGAGGCGGCAAACAAGCGTGGGAGCGTGAAGAATTCCTCTTCGTTCTTGAAAGCCACCACGACCACACTTCTTCACACCATAGGCGAATCCGAGCAAGGTTTCTTCGTAGCGCACATAAATGGCTACCTTGGAGATGACCCATTCTTGAAGAACTACCTCCCGCTGGATCCGGCTTCAGATGACCTGTTCAACTTGGCCAAGGATGGAGTCCTTCTTTG TAAAATGATCAATGTTGCGGTGCCGGGAACAATAGATGAGAGGGCGATCAACACAAAGCGGGTGCTGAACCCATGGGAGAGAAATGAGAACCACACTCTGTGCCTCAACTCTGCAAAAGCGATCGGATGCACGGTCGTTAACATCGGAACGCAGGATCTGGTGGAAGGGAGG CCTCACCTGGTGCTTGGTTTGATATCTCAAATTATAAAG ATACAACTGTTGGCAGATCTCAACCTGAAGAAGACACCTCAACTCGTGGAGCTGATAGACGACAGCCAG GATGCGGAGGAACTTATGGGTCTGTCACCAGAAAAAATGTTGCTGAAGTGGATGAATTTTCACCTCAAGAGGGCAGGCTACAAGAAGACGGTGACAAACTTCTCTTCTGATTTGAAG gaTGGAGAGGCTTATGCATATCTGCTGAATGTTCTTGCACCTGAGCACTGTAACCCTGCAGCACTAGACGCCAAGGATCCAACCGAAAGGGCTAAAATGGTGCTTGATCATGCGGAGAAAATCAATTGCAAAAGATTTGTGACGTCGAAAGACATCGTAGAAGGCTCTGCAAATCTCAATCTTGGATTTATCGCACAGATATTTCATGAGAG GAATGGTCTGTCCACAGACTGCAGAAAAATCTCATTTGCGGAGATGATGCCTGATGATGTGCTGGTGTCCAGGGAAGAAAGAGCTTTCCGGCTGTGGATCAATAGTCTTGGAATTACTACATACGTTAACAATGTTTTCGAAGATGTTAGAAATGG GTGGCttcttttggaagttcttgataagTTGTCTCCAGGCTCAGTTAATTGGAAGCAGGCGACGAAGCCTCCCATCAAGATGCCGTTTAGAAAAGTAGAAAATTGCAATCAAATAATAGAGATCGGACAACAATTGAAGTTCTCTCTTGTTAATGTTGCGGGCAATGATTTTGTTCAAGGAAATAAAAAGCTAATTCTCG CTTATTTGTGGCAATTGATGAGATTTAATCTATTGCAACTCCTGAAGAACCTGAGATATCACCACTCTCGAGGAAAGGAAATCACAGATGTTGACATCCTGAAATGGGCTAACAACAAAGTGAAAAGCGCAGGAAGAGTTTCCCGGATCGAGAGTTTCAAG GATAAGAACCTATCGAACGGCATATTTTTCCTGGAACTCTTATCTTCTGTGGAGCCGAGGGTCGTCAATTGGAACCTCGTTACCAAGGGCGAAAGTG ATGATGAGAAGCGGTTGAATGCTATATATATTATTAGCGTGGCGAGAAAGCTTGGGTGCTCCATCTTTCTACTGCCTGAGGACATCATGGAG GTGAATCAAAAGATGATCCTCGTTCTCACGGCCAGCATCATGTATTGGAGCTTGCAACAGCCATCAGAGGAACCGGATCGATGCGAATCATGTGTAGATGATTCTTCCTTACATAGAGCTGCGTCCGAGATATCGATAGACGATACCACCTCGGAGAAAGCTCCATCCGATTGGGAAGATGGAAGCTTGACTGCAAGCTTCATATCGAACATCGCATCCGATGATGCTATCTCGGAAACTTCAGAGATAGAGAACGGAAGTAGTActactaccaccaccaccaccaccaccataccATAG
- the LOC135643443 gene encoding protein-tyrosine-phosphatase IBR5-like, which produces MRKRERENPCDVCGHYHKYEEGEVCGVCGHRVPAAFERPIQPASAFPSEILTDFLYLGSYDNASRGEILKTLRITHILNTVPACQNLYKNSFTYHCLQDDKVLQFDDAIQFLEQCDKEKARVLVHCMLGKNRSPAIVMAYLMKCKGWRFAQSFQWVRDRRPMVELSPAVQQQLLDYEQKIFGSGETTAMQPVLPPESLPSFGFGLPVDTSPAPVFNQPTTASVFDRSVPSTGSEFVFGAGRNIEQRVMENNAFVVVPPTGGEAPMDSS; this is translated from the exons atgaggaagagggagagggagaacccCTGCGATGTCTGTGGCCACTACCACAAGTACGAGGAGGGTGAGGTCTGCGGAGTCTGCGGCCACCGCGTCCCCGCCGCCTTCGAGCGGCCGATCCAGCCGGCCAGCGCCTTCCCCTCTGAGATCCTCACGGATTTCCTCTACCTCGGCAGCTACGACAACGCCTCCCGGGGGGAGATCCTCAAGACTCTCCGCATCACACACATCCTCAAC ACTGTACCTGCTTGCCAAAATCTGTACAAGAATTCCTTTACTTATCACTGCCTCCAAGATGACAAAGTTCTACAATTTGATGATGCAATCCAGTTTTTAG AGCAATGCGACAAGGAGAAGGCACGTGTTCTTGTCCACTGTATGTTGGGCAAAAATAG GTCACCAGCAATCGTAATGGCCTATTTGATGAAATGCAAAGGATGGCGATTTGCACAAAGTTTTCAATGGGTTAGAGATCGTCGACCAATGGTGGAGTTATCCCCAG CTGTCCAGCAGCAGTTGCTGGATTATGAACAAAAGATTTTTGGATCTGGTGAAACCACAGCCATGCAACCAGTACTTCCGCCGGAATCACTTCCATCGTTTGGGTTTGGATTGCCAGTCGATACATCTCCAGCCCCTGTGTTCAATCAACCAACTACGGCATCCGTCTTCGATCGGTCGGTTCCGAGCACGGGAAGTGAGTTTGTATTTGGTGCAGGCAGAAACATAGAGCAAAGAGTGATGGAAAACAATGCTTTTGTGGTTGTGCCTCCTACTGGGGGTGAAGCCCCCATGGACAGTTCATGA